In Massilia antarctica, the following are encoded in one genomic region:
- a CDS encoding response regulator, protein MAKTILAVDDSSSLRQMVAFSLKAAGYLVVEAVDGQDGLEKAKQQTVDLVLTDQNMPRMDGLSLIKLLRGLPAYQKVPILMLTTESSDEMKTKGRAAGANGWLVKPFDPQRLIEVVKKVIG, encoded by the coding sequence ATGGCTAAAACAATACTCGCAGTTGACGATTCCAGTTCGCTGCGCCAGATGGTGGCATTCAGTCTCAAGGCCGCCGGTTACCTCGTGGTGGAAGCGGTCGACGGCCAGGACGGACTCGAGAAAGCCAAGCAGCAGACGGTCGACCTGGTGCTGACCGACCAGAACATGCCGCGCATGGATGGCCTGTCCCTGATCAAGCTGCTGCGCGGCCTGCCGGCCTACCAGAAGGTGCCGATCCTGATGCTGACCACCGAATCGTCCGACGAAATGAAGACCAAGGGACGCGCGGCCGGCGCCAACGGCTGGCTGGTCAAGCCGTTCGACCCGCAGCGCCTGATCGAAGTGGTCAAAAAAGTCATCGGTTGA